The sequence CTATTTTAGTTCAGCCAATGCAGCCCCGGAGTTCGAAGGAAAAGGTGGTGAGGAGTTGGGGACTAAGATCAGCAATGTATTATCCAATGCTTATCGATCTGCCAGTACTCTAGACCTGAAAGTATTGAGTATTTTGCCTAGTAAAAAATGTTGGAAGATGTATGTCGATGTATTGGTAAGTCCAGTTCCCTTTCCCTCCCATTGTCTGGGCAGAATCGAAactcattagaaaaaaaaaactattcgcAGATTCTGCAGTGCGATGGGAATTTAATTGACGCGATTGGAGCAGCAGTGAAGTGTGCTCTTTTTGCCACAGAAATACCAAAAGTCTTAACCGCCGCAGTAGACGGTGACGACATAGACCTTCAGTTGTCAGACGATCCATTTGACTGTGTCAAATTGAATGTCGAGAATTATCCAGTTCTCGTCACTTTATGCAAAGTACAGAAATTTTCCATACGATTTTTTACTTGTGAGGAATAATAATACattcaatgaattaatcattaattaaataatttttttccctaaaaTTATTGCCTCACAGATTGGAGATAATTTCGTGGTGGATCCAACAGCCGACGAAGAGCTGTACGCAGCCGCTAGCCTAGTGATGTCAGTCACACCAAACGGAAGAGTTACCTCAATTGTCAAAACCGGATATGGAAGTCTCCAGCCATCAACACTGATCAAGACTGTTGAGGTAACTATCCCCCATACGATAGAATATGTAAGACAAAACGTGCTTTTTAATCGAGCCATTAATCCAACTATTTCGACAGTGTGGTAAAGAAGTTGGCAAGAGGCTGAATGATAGACTCATGGAGGCATTGAGAAAAGAAGAAGCCACCGGACCACATCGTCCAATCTTTGGTTTTCTTAGATAATATTccgacatttgttttttttcgaattataAATTACTTTGTACTCTTTtatttaagaataaaaatcatctcaTTTGGGTAACAAAATGGTACAAAAActtgtatttatttaatttattacaatACTCGTGATTCTCTTCTCGTTTCTTCATGGATATATTTCAACACTATCGCAGcatttttcccataaaaacCCTGAGTAGAATCATTTTCCACACCATTAAAATCCGCTTCTGCAGGAACTGTATCCGATGAATGCTTTTTTCCTGAAGAATTCCATAAGCTGAGACATTTAACCCACACGATCTCTTCATTGTAGtggaaaacagttttataCAGGTTTAAACAGCACTCTTGAAGTACAGGATGTTGATGTAAATGCAAATAAATCTCTGTCATGTCCAGTAGCTGCCAAAGCTCTCTCTCCCGAAGCTTCAAATACCTAGCCATTGAACCTAACTGCGATAAGATCATTCTTTGCAGTTTAAACATCTGCGTGAATTTATAAGCGTTTTTGCTATCCTTCCCGTAACTCTCTTTCCCcgaaatttctaaaaactTGGCAACAGCAGGACTAACTTTATCAAGAGTGCGAGCACGTACGAAATCCTCCGAGGTTTGCACAACAGTAAAAAGCAGCTGCCAGGCacgattaataattaaaacattCGACTCTTTAAAACGATCCACCAGTGGGTGCCACAGGAGATGAACAATTGGTAAGAGCTGATCCGTCCAGGGACGCAGAATGTCCAGCCCTCCCTGGAGTATCTCCATGGCAATCAGTGTCTCTGGGATTTTTCTCGATGGCACAAAATGGAGACTGCACTTCATAACGTCTTCTACTAGCTTGATGTGCGAAGGAATCTTCCTTTCTTCAGGGTCTTCTCCTAAATGAGTGTATACAGAATCCTCTTCAGGTCTTCCATCATCGAGGTCCACTTCTGAGTCATCATCTAACAGCTTATCAACCTGTTTAGCCTCGTGGTGCTCTACCAAAGCATGAATCACTCTCTCAACGATATTTTCCGAAGTCGTCACTTTATCCTGCCTCACCTGGTGTTCACAGACTTGGCGTCTGATACACAAAATAAAAGTATGCAATACCCTTAGTATGGAATGTGAATTGCTCCTCTCAGGGGCAACCTTGAGCTGTCCCAGGGCTTCGGCAACAATTTCCTTCAGACAGGGAAGAAAATCCAGAGTACTGTACTTCATGACGATGGTCACAACGTCCAGAACGCCGAGATTTCGCTCAAGTCTCCGTAATTTGACAGTAACGTGATAAGAGATGTAATCTACATTATCCCGAAGGAAATTCGTGATGTCAGAGTATCCCTGGGATTTGGCAAGCTGTTCTAGAGTGCGGAGACCAATGGAGCTGATCAATCGGTTCTTGTTCCCAGCCCTTTCGATAATGAGGTACAAGGTTTTCAGCAAAAGCTGCTGGTAATCTTCCCTCATTATCGAGGCGAATATCCCCAGACCCTCTATCAGTAGACAGCTCTGTACGATATTGCTTTGGACCTGTGAGAGTGTGTTCTCGTCTCTTATCTCAATGGGGAGATACCACAGCTCATCGTCGATGTAGTGATTGATAACTTGAGGATACAGAGTCTTGAGTGCGGGATTCTGTGCCATGCAGGTCCAATTGAGCAGCAGCGTGAGCTCCTTCTGGTAATGTGGCATGTCAGACATCAGTTGAATTATGCTGTCTATCAGAATATCCACATCTCCCAGTCCTCCCAACAATTTACAAACACCTATTAATTTATCGCGGACTATTGAGTCCAAGATGAACTTGAACTTTATCCACGAGGTCGTTGATAAGTGGGTGGTGTCTTCGATGGTAGTTATCTGATTCTCGTCCAATATTGAAACCTCACGACAGTCCAATTCAATAACATAGATGAGAGCCAGGAGGAGTCGTCTCAGGTGAGCCATCGAGGTCATGATCTTCGGCAAACGTTCCTCTCCAAAGGTCCTCAAGTATCCAGTCAGCTGGTTCAAATAGGACAGCTGAGCAGCACTCTCTGATCTCCTCATGATCCTGGGGAGTTTAGTGAGCAACCTGTAGAAGTTCTCCTCCAACATCCCAGTTATTAATCTCATCTTCAGGTTGCAAATGATCGTctgatttatttcattcaaacaAGTCTTTGCTGGCTCTCTGACACTATCTTCATCATCTTCGGACAAGGTAATTACTACGTCCACTAAATCGGGGATATTTTCGCTCAGGTTCTTGGTACATTTGGTTATTAATAAAGAGACTGTTGTGAGGAGTTCTCGTCTGACTTTGTGATGTGAATGTTGCGTCAAATTGGAAAGGTTTTTCAGGGGATTGCTGAGTTTTTCAGATGCTGCCTTTAGCCAGTCGACACTTCGAGTTATCtgaagatatttttctttttcgtctTGACCATTAAATTTCAGTTGCATCCCCAGTGGATCAGGGGACACCACTGAGGTAGTGATTGGCATGGGGAGCATTGGTTCAGAGTTCTGAGATGGTGAATCCTCCATGACGAGGGAAATCACTCTACCCAGTGCTCTGATAGCCATCTACAAATGTCATGAGTAAAATATGTCAAAAAATATCTCCTGCATGCTAgactagagaaaaaaaatttattcaggtCCCATACCAAAGTGACTTTATGATTCTGGGTTTCACTCCCCTCAGCAATATCGAGCATCCCACGAACCACCCCAGGCAAGTAAAGCATGACTACATCTGCCACTTGACCTCTCAGGACGACGTCTGAGGCGTCAGCCTCATCGTGGACGTACGACAGAGTCATCAGAGTGTCAATAGCAGCAATTCTCAGTGCTGAGTATTTCTCACTCTTGGCAATGGAAACGCAGAGGAAGAAACTCTCACTGAGTCTCAGTGAATTATCTCGAGTGTAGATGGACTCAATTACGTCTGACAATGCAGATAAAAACAAGTACTTGAGACAGTGCATGACACTCATTTTTAATTCCTCGTGTTCTGAAATTACTGTTAAAAACGAATCAAGAGTGAGAGATTGTCGTGGTTTTTGAactttcatttatttagaATTGTCACTCACACACAGTTGGCTGATTGACATCCTGGACTTGACGGAGAACAATCGAATgtagtttaaaaaataaatcttttcTCATGAGTTTTACTTCTTGAAGGACTGCCTCTATCACCCTGAGCAAATGCAATCTCGTCTCTGTGCTGACAATTAATGCAAGGACTTTCTCAAATTATACAGTGGACGCGAATGGGTTTGTTTACTCAACAaggaaataaacaaatgagtGAACGTACtgaatgacaaaaattttaattacctgGTACTACCACTTTCCAGATGAATAAGCGGAGGAAACAATACGTAATCCAAGAGATTTTGTAAAATGGATTTAGGCACATTCCCGAGGCAATTGCGAATATTCTCAGCATTTTGCTTATTCGGACTCCGGACTAATAAATCGCAAAGTGGTTTGAGGTTAAAGAATGCCTCATGCATTGTAATTTCATTCATGCTTTGACAATATAATTTCCACTATCGAATCACTTCGCTTctgattctcgcaatgttgACAAATATGTGAGCTAACCTTTAAAAATCTCCTGGACAAACCACAATACCGTCTAATTGCTTTTACAAGATATTGATATTGAGAATCAGATGTTCCGTCAACCTACCGGTTGGGTAAGTTGGTATTACAAGGACATCTGTTTGACGCTCGGAGCAACTCCTGTAATGAGCAGGGAAAGCGGTATGATTCAATTTATGGACTGGTTAacgtatcattttttttggtaaaacATAAACAAGAACGCTGGTGTTTTATTTGAACATTAATTTTCCCCTCGGGGCAAACTTAacataaacaaaaacaaaaatataaaaaatagaaataaaactgTGTACTTTGGAATTAAAGTGGCTCCCCTTCAGTAAACCAACCGCTTTGTATCGACATCACTGACATTCCTTTCATCCAGGAATGTGGTGAGATATGTGAACACTTTCTGGTACGCCTCAATAATCTCCGGTGTGAGATCAGCCTTCACCTCCTCTCGTTGAACTGTACAATTGAACCATTGTCGAAGAACAGTAACACGTGCATAACAAGCAGGCACAGATAAATCAGTCCGAATGCTCTTCAGTAATTTGCACTTGGGGCAGGCTCGGAGCTTGTCTCCATCGTTCCGAGCGACCCAATCACATTTACTAGAGATACAGAACGTGTTGGGGGGATGCTGCACCATAAAATCGAATAGATGTTCCGCCAAATCATCAATGATTCCATCAACATACTGCCAAGGAGCGCGATCACAGCTAGCCTCGGGACATGCCACCAGAACTGGAACATATTTTAGCCCCTCTTTCCTGAAAAATCCACACATCTCTATGTTCGTTTTACACTTTCTGCATTTGAAAAAGAATCCTTCAACAGTAGCAGGTTCCTTCGCATCACTCTGCAGAGTGTTGGTCTTTCGATGTTTCTGTTCTGGACTCACTTCCAAACAACTGgccaaaaaatcaagttgcaATTCTGGAATTGGCTTGAAGAGGTGTACCAGCGGTGGCAAGACCTCCTCCGATAAATAATACTCCATATCAGGTCTGAACTTAGTATCCGTGAGATAGGAGCGTTTTTCTGGAGGATTGTCTGTCCCATCCTCGCAGATGATGTAAGACAGGGagtctccctctctccacgTGTTGGGTGCTGTCTTGTTCAACCGCATTGCCAGATCTGCATGTGGAGCGTAGATACCAGTGTGGGCTTCTGGTTCACGAATCAACCTATGAGTCGTCACTAGAGAAGGAATGAACGCATCCAACATGATATGCCTCTTCATTCCTGCGATTCCTTGGAGGTAGGTCTTAATATTGGCGAGTTTCTCCTCGTGGGTCTGATCACTGAAGACCTCATTCAGAACGTAGTACACAGCAGTTTTGACAAGCTCACAAGAGTAGGTATCTTTGAGGAGTTTTCCTTTGGATTCCAAACGGAAACCAGTTGAGCCATCGGAGCGACGGGTGAAGTAAAGACCAGTGTATAGCTTCCTGTTTGCTACGAGGACATATTTGTAGGTCCTCTCATGCTCCAGTTGGATATGGTCGTACTGTGTTTGTACTGTGTCCCTGATTCCGTCAGCAATCTTCAGAGCTATGTCCAGATCCTTTTGTTTGGTATCAATCATCATGGAATCTGTGTCACCATAAATGACACCGTAACCTAATGACTCTGCTATGGTGCATGCCATCTTCAGACATTCCCGGCCAGTTTTGGTGATGGTAGCAGCCAAATTGGGAGCGTAATATCGAAAATGCACTGAACCAAGACATCCGTACAGAGTGTTCACTATGAGTTTCAGCGCTAGTTGTTGTGTTTCATATGCCAGTTTCATGGATTGTGGGATGAATGGCGATTCCATCAGACGTTTGGTTTCCGCGCGATTCTGAATGATTCTCTCAACTAATTTAGGAATTACTCCCGCCCGTCTCCTAGGGTCAACTTGAACATCTTCCAACTTCTTATAGCAAACCCCCGGCATTGTCGAGAAGCAGAGGTTGTACTCCCGGATGATACTAGGATAGAGAGATTTGTAGTCCATCAGCAGGACTATGTTATCGTAGAATGCAACATTTGCATCCAATACCAAACCACCCGGGATGTCCTTTACAACCTTGTTCTCCTTGCGATCAGGGAGAATGTAGCCTGCCTCGTAGAAGGCGTGCGTCAGCATGAAATCGTTCATGTCATTTCGCAGAAATCTCGGAGTCTTTGATAGTATGTAACCCGCGACTTTCGTCATTTCCACCATGAGGGGAATTATATTTAGGAAACGAGTTACCTGCAGTATACAATCTGACTCTATTCGCGTGGTCTGAATGAGATCGATCATGCCCTTGGCTGagttgaaaaactcaataaccTTCCAAGGAGCCAGTGGTCGACCAGTTGCAACTTTACTTCTCAAAATATTTGAACAAACTGTGTCGAACTCACCTTGAAGTAACTTGGGGTTAACCTCCTTCAGGGCCACTTTGATGTCGCACAAGGGTCGATGCAGGAGACTGTTGGGTGTGCGAATTTGAAGCCGCTTCAGCTTCATCATGTCCTTTTTTATTCTACCAATTCGAGAGTCATTGGGCACTGGTACGATTGCCGCGACTCCATTAAGTAATACCCTCCAGGATGCCTCGCAATCGTAGCCCAACAAAATGTCTGGATCCAGGGTTGTGAAGTAGTTTAGGAAAGCCTCGAGCAGAACCTGTATCGTGGGGTGCTGGAAGACGTTGATGCCCGTGGCTTGGGCTAAAAAATGGCTTCCAGCATTTACAAGGCCTGCAAACATGAAGCACTTCTCCTCCATCACGGATGTTTTAGATGATTTACCAGAAATACACAAGTTCTTCTGTGTAAGCGTATGGATCATGATGACTTTCTCAACTTTTTCGAATGTCCTTGTTCTTATATTCACAACTGTTGTGATCAGTGGTGGAATCTCCAGGTTGATGCCACTGGCTTCTTTCATAACACTAATTGTCTGCATATCTCTACACAATACGTGACTTTTACACCACGTAATATTTTCATGAGAATCATTAAACTCTACATTGTGGATTTCCAGCCAAGAGGGGCCTTTTATTCCCCTATCGGTTAATAGAATCTCCAGGGTACTTGCAGTAGTGCCAAAAATATGGAGAATGGCTTTCTGACTACCACCGTGCTGTGGAAGTGTGGGGCAGCTCGGTGGATATTCAACTTGCAAGTAACCCGCCTCGTGTGGAACTCCTTCCATGTGGAATGCATAGTTCTTCGTGACAGCTCTCGTTGAATAATGCGTCACACCATACTGATTCGCTAACGCGGGGAACGCAAGGCCTAATGACTCTAGATCGTATCCTGATGGTCTATTGGGGAGGACAAAGATCCTCTTGGGGATATTTGTCACTACAACGCAGCAGGAAATGTACGTCTTCATTATTGGGATGAAGATCTTACCAAAGAGGTAGACTGTGCCAGGAATCTCATCTTCGCTGGCGTCCAGATAGTAAAATGGCAGGACAGTAGCGCCTGCGTCGTTCTTAACCAATGCACTTTCAAGGTGAAGGCGAGTTATTCTTACATGTGATTGTCCTGGCCTCTCCATCATGTGTTTTGTCTGTGAAGGGTGATTAGGAAGGAGCTAAGTTATTAAGCACATATCCGTGAATGCAAAATTATACgttggaaaatataaataaatcaatgaatacATTGTAAAGGTGGGCGGGATCCTTGTGGCGGGATTGAAGTCGCTTCCAATGGATTGTTGTAGGTAATAGTTAACTTTAATCAATAAACCAACTATTAAGTAAtgcaaagaaaataataatgtacTGCCGGGGCTCTTGTTGCTTCAGAACGTCTACGATGAAAGAGAAATGGAGGGACGCTTTCTGAACAACTACGCACTAAAGTGTGATTTAGGGAGGTATCGTCATGCGAGACACAGGAAACAAGGGCTTGCAAGCGCCACGAGGGCGCGCGGCGGTGACTTTTTCCTTTCCGCAGCTCCTTGTCGTCCTCACTCAGCCCCCAAAAATCGCAGCCCTTCCCAGCTCATGAGGCACAATGTATAGGTGCTCCCCTCTGTTATTCATTTCCATGAAACCATGCTCATACACCGTGCGTCGGTACAACTCATATTATGTTTCTTACTTAGTGTTTCGTCCCATGCGATCGATACCCTTTCCcacaaaaatgatttatcaatGTTTTTAATAGAATGGTATTTATCACAGTGGAgtatcaataataaaatatgagAAAAGGATATGTACAAACCTAGTCGGTAGATTTCTTTACAAATAACGTAGAAAGAAAgatgtaaaaaaatgagaggtaTCCTGTGGCCAATCAGCGGAGGTGACGCTTTGGAGAGTAGCCGAGAGAGCAGTGGCAAGTCAACCAATCACTTGCCAGAACGACAAAGGGAAACAGAACAAGAGCACTCTTTCGGGCCCCTTCACGAATGCTCACGAACACAGTAATACCGTCTGTCCGTTCGTTTCTGCAGTTGACAATACAATATTTCCCTAATCTCACactattttttagtgaatAAATTGAGTTGTTGAGTTTGCATGGATTAACCCCAATGGTAGACACATGTGGAGAACAACGAGTTAAAATCCTGTATCAGCGGAAATAACGTCGCAGTTGACGCGATCACCACAGAATCAGGATGAGTTTCCTATTGTAAGTGtcgtttttttccctctcgaaATGGAGTTTTCAACATTATTTTCCTGCTGAAACTATCGCCAGTTGTTTCATATCAGTGATGATAAGATTTATTAGGTGGTGGGTAAGATGTCATTAGACTCAAGTATTTccgtgtgaaaaattcaatcgattgTTGAACCGGTCGTTTTGTAAATTGACAGTACACCTCAGACGTATatcacccctccccctcgGACACCTTCTCTTATCAGACAACTCGGGTGCTTGACCTGTAGAACTTGACAGTATTTTTTCGCACCCCACATCTTAATGAGCAAAACAATGTCAGTAGATATGacagtgattttttaaatcagcTAAGTAGTACTACGATATTCCGTACTGCTGTTGTGCTGTGCAGATCACGTCATTACGACAGATTTAGTCTCGTTCGTGAGTCACTTGTCAAGGAAATGCACTGTTTCACTCTCAAGTGCAAGAAATCGATTATGGCATTGTTATGACGTGGTTTCTCCTGCTCATTATTGAATTCTAATTACCCCCTTCAACGTGAAAACTTATCTTCCAAACCAGTCTAGCcaggaaaaatatatcaatgaCTCGATGGAAGTCAAGTCAAGTCAATGCACTTTCTCACTCTCAAGTGCAggaaattgataataaaattattccaatgTGTTAAGTCTTTGTCATTATTGCATGatgattattttctttaaaGTGGAAGCCGGTCTTCCAAAACATtcaagccaaaaaaaaatattcctgagGGGACACACCAGTATGACTTGATGAAACATGCTGCAGCCACCTTGGGCTCTGGAAATTTGCGACTGGCTGTGATGTTACCTGAGGGTGAGGACCTCAACGAATGGGTGGCTGTTAATAGTAAGTAATAGAAAATTTCCACtggaagattgaaaaaaaatcaggaaaaccTACAAGACATTCAtcgattacttttttttttattcagctgTTGACTTCTTCAATCAAATCAACATGTTGTACGGTACCATAACTGAATTCTGCACGGAAGAAAGCTGCTCGATAATGTCAGCTGGGCCCAAGTATGAATATCATTGGGCCGACGGTCACACAGTtaaaaaaccaataaaatGTTCAGCACCTAAATACATCGATTATCTGATGACTTGGGTTCAAGATCAGTTGGACGACGAGACActctttccctcaaaaatAGGTCAGCAAttcgaataaattgaataagttgaagTCCCCTTGATACTAGTGACTCACTAACAACTGTTGAATTTATTGCAGGAGTtccatttccaaaaaattttctctccattGCGAAAACAATTCTCAAACGATTATTCCGAGTTTATGCGCACATATATCATCAGCATTTCAGTGAGGTGGTGCAACTGGGAGAGGAAGCACATTTAAATACATCCTTCAAGCATTTTATATTCTTTGTCCAGGTGATTAGCCAAttacattgaatatttttccttaCTTGCTAtcgttaaattattaattgtaatttttacatCATTTTTACAGGAGTTTAACTTAATTGAGAGACGAGAATTGGCGCCACTGCAGgagttgattgaaaaattaacagCTAAGGATGCACGATGAATAAACTACCGCTGGTAACACGAGCAAAGTATAAAGTAAGGAAATTCCTCCAAAGAATCTCAACTCGCTATTATTCTCTTTTGTTTTCTAATTACACTCGTAAATTGAGATATGTTGATAGTAAAATTCAAAGCAATACTGCAACAGTTTAATagaatattatcaatttttcgccGATCAACAGATGCGTCTGATTCACATTTGCAAAAT comes from Diachasmimorpha longicaudata isolate KC_UGA_2023 chromosome 12, iyDiaLong2, whole genome shotgun sequence and encodes:
- the LOC135167916 gene encoding DNA polymerase alpha catalytic subunit-like, coding for MMERPGQSHVRITRLHLESALVKNDAGATVLPFYYLDASEDEIPGTVYLFGKIFIPIMKTYISCCVVVTNIPKRIFVLPNRPSGYDLESLGLAFPALANQYGVTHYSTRAVTKNYAFHMEGVPHEAGYLQVEYPPSCPTLPQHGGSQKAILHIFGTTASTLEILLTDRGIKGPSWLEIHNVEFNDSHENITWCKSHVLCRDMQTISVMKEASGINLEIPPLITTVVNIRTRTFEKVEKVIMIHTLTQKNLCISGKSSKTSVMEEKCFMFAGLVNAGSHFLAQATGINVFQHPTIQVLLEAFLNYFTTLDPDILLGYDCEASWRVLLNGVAAIVPVPNDSRIGRIKKDMMKLKRLQIRTPNSLLHRPLCDIKVALKEVNPKLLQGEFDTVCSNILRSKVATGRPLAPWKVIEFFNSAKGMIDLIQTTRIESDCILQVTRFLNIIPLMVEMTKVAGYILSKTPRFLRNDMNDFMLTHAFYEAGYILPDRKENKVVKDIPGGLVLDANVAFYDNIVLLMDYKSLYPSIIREYNLCFSTMPGVCYKKLEDVQVDPRRRAGVIPKLVERIIQNRAETKRLMESPFIPQSMKLAYETQQLALKLIVNTLYGCLGSVHFRYYAPNLAATITKTGRECLKMACTIAESLGYGVIYGDTDSMMIDTKQKDLDIALKIADGIRDTVQTQYDHIQLEHERTYKYVLVANRKLYTGLYFTRRSDGSTGFRLESKGKLLKDTYSCELVKTAVYYVLNEVFSDQTHEEKLANIKTYLQGIAGMKRHIMLDAFIPSLVTTHRLIREPEAHTGIYAPHADLAMRLNKTAPNTWREGDSLSYIICEDGTDNPPEKRSYLTDTKFRPDMEYYLSEEVLPPLVHLFKPIPELQLDFLASCLEVSPEQKHRKTNTLQSDAKEPATVEGFFFKCRKCKTNIEMCGFFRKEGLKYVPVLVACPEASCDRAPWQYVDGIIDDLAEHLFDFMVQHPPNTFCISSKCDWVARNDGDKLRACPKCKLLKSIRTDLSVPACYARVTVLRQWFNCTVQREEVKADLTPEIIEAYQKVFTYLTTFLDERNVSDVDTKRLVY
- the LOC135167940 gene encoding MOB kinase activator-like 1; translated protein: MSFLFGSRSSKTFKPKKNIPEGTHQYDLMKHAAATLGSGNLRLAVMLPEGEDLNEWVAVNTVDFFNQINMLYGTITEFCTEESCSIMSAGPKYEYHWADGHTVKKPIKCSAPKYIDYLMTWVQDQLDDETLFPSKIGVPFPKNFLSIAKTILKRLFRVYAHIYHQHFSEVVQLGEEAHLNTSFKHFIFFVQEFNLIERRELAPLQELIEKLTAKDAR
- the LOC135167938 gene encoding exosome complex exonuclease RRP42; this translates as MAQSSLSLAEKTFILHGVDADFRTDGRSRLEYRALEIETNIMPQTNGSVRLKIANTDVLVTVKVELDTPSLDRPNEGKLEFFVDCSANAAPEFEGKGGEELGTKISNVLSNAYRSASTLDLKVLSILPSKKCWKMYVDVLILQCDGNLIDAIGAAVKCALFATEIPKVLTAAVDGDDIDLQLSDDPFDCVKLNVENYPVLVTLCKIGDNFVVDPTADEELYAAASLVMSVTPNGRVTSIVKTGYGSLQPSTLIKTVECGKEVGKRLNDRLMEALRKEEATGPHRPIFGFLR
- the LOC135167918 gene encoding TELO2-interacting protein 1 homolog isoform X1, which translates into the protein MNEITMHEAFFNLKPLCDLLVRSPNKQNAENIRNCLGNVPKSILQNLLDYVLFPPLIHLESGSTSTETRLHLLRVIEAVLQEVKLMRKDLFFKLHSIVLRQVQDVNQPTVLISEHEELKMSVMHCLKYLFLSALSDVIESIYTRDNSLRLSESFFLCVSIAKSEKYSALRIAAIDTLMTLSYVHDEADASDVVLRGQVADVVMLYLPGVVRGMLDIAEGSETQNHKVTLMAIRALGRVISLVMEDSPSQNSEPMLPMPITTSVVSPDPLGMQLKFNGQDEKEKYLQITRSVDWLKAASEKLSNPLKNLSNLTQHSHHKVRRELLTTVSLLITKCTKNLSENIPDLVDVVITLSEDDEDSVREPAKTCLNEINQTIICNLKMRLITGMLEENFYRLLTKLPRIMRRSESAAQLSYLNQLTGYLRTFGEERLPKIMTSMAHLRRLLLALIYVIELDCREVSILDENQITTIEDTTHLSTTSWIKFKFILDSIVRDKLIGVCKLLGGLGDVDILIDSIIQLMSDMPHYQKELTLLLNWTCMAQNPALKTLYPQVINHYIDDELWYLPIEIRDENTLSQVQSNIVQSCLLIEGLGIFASIMREDYQQLLLKTLYLIIERAGNKNRLISSIGLRTLEQLAKSQGYSDITNFLRDNVDYISYHVTVKLRRLERNLGVLDVVTIVMKYSTLDFLPCLKEIVAEALGQLKVAPERSNSHSILRVLHTFILCIRRQVCEHQVRQDKVTTSENIVERVIHALVEHHEAKQVDKLLDDDSEVDLDDGRPEEDSVYTHLGEDPEERKIPSHIKLVEDVMKCSLHFVPSRKIPETLIAMEILQGGLDILRPWTDQLLPIVHLLWHPLVDRFKESNVLIINRAWQLLFTVVQTSEDFVRARTLDKVSPAVAKFLEISGKESYGKDSKNAYKFTQMFKLQRMILSQLGSMARYLKLRERELWQLLDMTEIYLHLHQHPVLQECCLNLYKTVFHYNEEIVWVKCLSLWNSSGKKHSSDTVPAEADFNGVENDSTQGFYGKNAAIVLKYIHEETRRESRVL
- the LOC135167918 gene encoding TELO2-interacting protein 1 homolog isoform X2, encoding MLRIFAIASGMCLNPFYKISWITYCFLRLFIWKVVVPVLALIVSTETRLHLLRVIEAVLQEVKLMRKDLFFKLHSIVLRQVQDVNQPTVLISEHEELKMSVMHCLKYLFLSALSDVIESIYTRDNSLRLSESFFLCVSIAKSEKYSALRIAAIDTLMTLSYVHDEADASDVVLRGQVADVVMLYLPGVVRGMLDIAEGSETQNHKVTLMAIRALGRVISLVMEDSPSQNSEPMLPMPITTSVVSPDPLGMQLKFNGQDEKEKYLQITRSVDWLKAASEKLSNPLKNLSNLTQHSHHKVRRELLTTVSLLITKCTKNLSENIPDLVDVVITLSEDDEDSVREPAKTCLNEINQTIICNLKMRLITGMLEENFYRLLTKLPRIMRRSESAAQLSYLNQLTGYLRTFGEERLPKIMTSMAHLRRLLLALIYVIELDCREVSILDENQITTIEDTTHLSTTSWIKFKFILDSIVRDKLIGVCKLLGGLGDVDILIDSIIQLMSDMPHYQKELTLLLNWTCMAQNPALKTLYPQVINHYIDDELWYLPIEIRDENTLSQVQSNIVQSCLLIEGLGIFASIMREDYQQLLLKTLYLIIERAGNKNRLISSIGLRTLEQLAKSQGYSDITNFLRDNVDYISYHVTVKLRRLERNLGVLDVVTIVMKYSTLDFLPCLKEIVAEALGQLKVAPERSNSHSILRVLHTFILCIRRQVCEHQVRQDKVTTSENIVERVIHALVEHHEAKQVDKLLDDDSEVDLDDGRPEEDSVYTHLGEDPEERKIPSHIKLVEDVMKCSLHFVPSRKIPETLIAMEILQGGLDILRPWTDQLLPIVHLLWHPLVDRFKESNVLIINRAWQLLFTVVQTSEDFVRARTLDKVSPAVAKFLEISGKESYGKDSKNAYKFTQMFKLQRMILSQLGSMARYLKLRERELWQLLDMTEIYLHLHQHPVLQECCLNLYKTVFHYNEEIVWVKCLSLWNSSGKKHSSDTVPAEADFNGVENDSTQGFYGKNAAIVLKYIHEETRRESRVL